One window of Longimicrobiaceae bacterium genomic DNA carries:
- the rpsJ gene encoding 30S ribosomal protein S10: protein MAGKIRIRLKSFDHAVIDQTTSDIVRTAQKTGARVSGPIPLPTRIQRWTVLRSPHIDKKSREQFELKTHKRVIDILDSRPQTIDALTKLDLPAGVDVEIKVD from the coding sequence ATGGCCGGCAAGATTCGCATTCGACTGAAGAGCTTCGATCACGCGGTGATCGATCAGACCACCTCCGACATCGTGCGCACGGCGCAAAAGACGGGGGCGCGGGTGAGCGGGCCCATCCCGCTTCCCACCCGGATTCAGCGCTGGACGGTGCTCCGCTCGCCGCACATCGACAAGAAGAGCCGCGAGCAGTTCGAGCTCAAGACGCACAAGCGGGTGATCGACATTCTCGACTCACGCCCGCAGACGATCGACGCGTTGACCAAGCTGGATCTTCCGGCCGGTGTCGACGTGGAGATCAAGGTCGACTGA